The following proteins are encoded in a genomic region of Xanthomonas cassavae CFBP 4642:
- a CDS encoding DUF1778 domain-containing protein, translating into MSTPSTTPGKRETLNLRIRPEERSLIDRAAKARGKNRTDFVLDAARSAAEEALLDQTLIAASPDAYAAFLARLDMPPQPNARLRKTMQTPAPWEKA; encoded by the coding sequence ATGTCCACACCAAGCACGACACCCGGCAAGCGCGAGACGTTGAATCTCCGCATCAGGCCGGAGGAGCGCAGCCTGATCGACCGGGCCGCCAAGGCGCGGGGGAAGAACCGTACCGATTTCGTGCTGGACGCGGCGCGCTCGGCGGCCGAGGAGGCCTTGCTGGACCAGACTCTCATCGCGGCCAGTCCGGATGCCTACGCGGCCTTTTTGGCGCGGCTAGACATGCCCCCGCAGCCGAATGCGCGCCTGCGCAAGACGATGCAGACGCCCGCGCCCTGGGAGAAGGCATGA